A DNA window from Ctenopharyngodon idella isolate HZGC_01 chromosome 8, HZGC01, whole genome shotgun sequence contains the following coding sequences:
- the LOC127518043 gene encoding uncharacterized protein LOC127518043 isoform X6, with product MDIPLVSCFLCGARWLRPICRPCLSVWRTLVQRSALLLHYCYHRKALTLKTCLQQWSRSLQLHCLQKDFLIHQFHTRQKNTGCTMEVFKWKTRISAQELSATLLLHNTLHKWTEILVKQQLAQSHRSVQDRAVQRAFLLEWYRHTQAVFSDGVLLFTARLAHLYPSSSSSSCSDPLMSTAVPQVSLVECENCTAEDDSLERSVLTHREQHCPLLATESQHSHMSWTVSEEHRSLLSVISTISEEHKDPGDERMVYSCFWGSYDHCRLRRSKVVLLRALGRMMHPDLSLAFSQWRGLVHTNRDMRLQADLCRKSRRRKELTVVFRVWRAHTQMHCRAVQHWERRVLIHSVVQWKLMVWQRCRKHMLEQHVALTHDTSLLRHCFCTWTRLAVVPYCEQQNCAVEWMKSKAERHRLNLSFSTWVTCVSQQQTARAVYIRTLQNRVFLAWLSCVQVCKQRQASALSFSHYRLLRVCFCQWRFICAQQQLANSKEQHRFHLRVKAILQQWRKHAQYRAHRQALLCEYDERRKIFMKRRTYRMWSQAVEYFRRSQHYHQRALKYRYFFQWLHEFRHQSELLCISRELEEVLTQRLQRRAFCHWQFKLSHVHSHILHITSLIHRWEDTRHLRLYLCVWRERLVERKRARLTMHQWRQHISRARKQRNIVWRMKNMFLCWKAAFTQRVRSRDHCTQRQQRRVLLAWHKQTVSAQRLRYREAWFQYSSEMRLLAAVLIQWRRALIQGQQRKCAMESQLIVYQSRVRGRAFHRWRTAAMECRAIKTFNNRLLHKMFKRWTHSRDLLKVADMFCVKKERSEARLALTTWSLWAKEHKAQRQMGEAVSLWLEGRGVSRTFHHWVRVYQQYQKASQHRKTQFSHSHFRAVKGRVHGLTHLYWTCWKNQTEASLLYTQQYERSVLQRAWLIWRKRHIRNRVSADYSSNFNNMLLAQVLQVWWQRAHGSDFEP from the exons ATGGATATTCCCCTGGTATCTTGTTTCTTGTGCGGTGCCAGATGGCTGAGGCCTATCTGCAGACC GTGTTTATCGGTGTGGAGAACACTAGTCCAACGCAGTGCATTGCTTCTGCATTACTGTTATCACAGAAAGGCTCTGACACTCAAGACATGCTTACAGCAATGGAGCAGATCTCTACAGCTACACTGTCTGCAGAAGGATTTCCTCATCCACCAGTTTCATacaagacagaaaaacacag GCTGTACGATGGAAGTGTTCAAATGGAAAACACGCATTTCAGCTCAAGAACTATCAGCAACGCTACTGCTTCACAACACTCTTCATAAGTGGACAGAGATATTAGTGAAACAACAGTTGGCACA ATCCCACAGATCAGTTCAAGATAGAGCTGTTCAGCGGGCTTTTCTTCTGGAGTGGTACAGACACACTCAGGCTGTTTTCTCTGATGGAGTTCTGCTCTTCACAGCCAGACTGGCTCATCTTTATccatcctcctcttcctcatcctGCTCTGATCCTCTTATGTCCACTGCTGTACCTCAG GTTTCTCTGGTAGAATGTGAAAACTGCACAGCAGAAGATGATAGTTTGGAGCGAAGTGTGTTGACACACAGAGAGCAACACTGCCCTCTACTTGCCACAGAATCACAGCACAGCCACATGTCATGGACTGTGTCAGAGGAACACAGATCTCTGCTGTCAGTTATCAG TACAATTTCTGAGGAACATAAAGACCCAGGAGATGAGAGAATGGTTTATAGTTGTTTCTGGGGCTCCTATGATCATTGCAGACTTCGCAGATCAAAG GTTGTGCTACTAAGAGCCCTCGGCAGGATGATGCATCCTGATTTGAGTCTGGCTTTTTCCCAGTGGAGGGGTCTAGTGCACACTAACAGAGATATGAGGCTACAGGCGGATCTCTGTAGAAAAAGCAGGAGACGTAAAGAACTGACTGTGGTTTTCAGGGTGTGGAGAGCTCATACTCAAATGCACTGCAGGGCTGTCCAGCACTGG gaGAGGAGGGTGCTCATTCATTCTGTCGTTCAGTGGAAACTAATGGTTTGGCAGAGATGCAGGAAGCATATGTTGGAACAGCATGTGGCACTTACCCATGACACCAGTCTACTCAGACACTGCTTCTGTACATGGACCAGACtg GCCGTGGTGCCATACTGTGAGCAGCAGAATTGTGCTGTTGAATGGATGAAGAGCAAAGCAGAGAGACACAGACTGAACTTGAGCTTCTCCACGTGGGTAACATGTGTAAGCCAGCAGCAGACTGCCAGAGCCGTTTATATTCGCACGCTACAGAACAG AGTGTTTTTGGCATGGCTGAGTTGTGTGCAGGTCTGTAAGCAGAGGCAGGCATCAGCTCTGTCCTTTTCACACTACAGACTCTTGCGAGTCTGTTTCTGTCAGTGGAGATTCATCTGTGCTCAGCAGCAGCTTGCCAACAGCAAAGAACAACACAGATTCCACCTGAGAGTCAAAGCCATCTTACAGCAGTGGAGAAAACATGCACAAT ATAGGGCTCATCGACAGGCTCTTCTATGTGAATATGATGAGAGGAGGAAGATTTTCATGAAGAGAAGAACATATCGAATGTGGAGCCAAGCAGTGGAATATTTCAGAAGATCTCAGCATTATCACCAAAGAGCCTTAAAATACAG ATATTTCTTTCAGTGGCTTCATGAGTTCAGGCATCAGTCAGAGCTGCTGTGTATAAGCAGAGAGCTGGAGGAGGTCCTGACGCAGAGACTACAGCGTAGAGCTTTCTGTCACTGGCAGTTCAAACTCAGCCATGTACATTCTCACATACTTCACATCACGAGTCTCATCCACCGCTGGGAAGACACTCGGCATCTCCGtctttatctgtgtgtgtggaggGAGAGACTTGTTGAGAGGAAGAGGGCCCGACTGACGATGCATCAGTGGAGACAGCACATCTCACGGGCCAGAAAGCAGAGAAACATCGTGTGGAGGATGAAAAACATGTTCCTGTGCTGGAAAGCAGCTTTTACACAGAGGGTCAGGAGCAGAGATCACTGTACACAGAGACAGCAGAGGAG GGTTCTGCTGGCATGGCACAAACAAACAGTATCAGCCCAGAGACTGAGGTACAGAGAGGCCTGGTTCCAGTACAGCAGTGAGATGAGACTGCTGGCTGCTGTACTCATACAGTGGAGAAGAGCTCTCATCCAGGGTCAACAGAGGAAGTGTGCAATGGAGAGCCAGCTCATCGTCTATCAGAGCAGGGTTAGAGGTCGAGCTTTTCATCGCTGGAGAACTGCTGCCATGGAATGTAGAGcgattaaaacatttaacaacaGATTACTTCACAAG ATGTTCAAGCGTTGGACACATAGCAGGGATTTGTTGAAAGTAGCAGACATGTTTTGTGTTAAGAAGGAAAGAAGTGAAGCCCGGTTAGCTCTAACGACGTGGTCACTGTGGGCCAAAG AACATAAAGCCCAGAGGCAGATGGGGGAGGCTGTGAGTCTCTGGCTAGAGGGCAGAGGAGTATCTAGAACTTTCCATCATTGGGTCAGAGTGTACCAACAATACCAGAAAGCTTCCCAACACAGAAAGACACAGTTTTCACACAG CCATTTCAGAGCTGTGAAGGGAAGAGTGCATGGACTGACCCATCTGTACTGGACCTGTTGGAAAAACCAAACTGAAGCATCATTGCTGTACACACAACAA TATGAGCGCTCTGTGCTGCAAAGAGCCTGGCTTATCTGGAGAAAGAGACATATCAGGAACAGAGTGTCTGCTGATTACTCATCCAACTTTAACAACATGCTATTGGCACAG GTGTTGCAAGTGTGGTGGCAGCGAGCCCACGGATCGGACTTTGAGCCCTAA
- the LOC127518043 gene encoding uncharacterized protein LOC127518043 isoform X10, whose protein sequence is MSWTVSEEHRSLLSVISTISEEHKDPGDERMVYSCFWGSYDHCRLRRSKVVLLRALGRMMHPDLSLAFSQWRGLVHTNRDMRLQADLCRKSRRRKELTVVFRVWRAHTQMHCRAVQHWERRVLIHSVVQWKLMVWQRCRKHMLEQHVALTHDTSLLRHCFCTWTRLAVVPYCEQQNCAVEWMKSKAERHRLNLSFSTWVTCVSQQQTARAVYIRTLQNRVFLAWLSCVQVCKQRQASALSFSHYRLLRVCFCQWRFICAQQQLANSKEQHRFHLRVKAILQQWRKHAQYRAHRQALLCEYDERRKIFMKRRTYRMWSQAVEYFRRSQHYHQRALKYRYFFQWLHEFRHQSELLCISRELEEVLTQRLQRRAFCHWQFKLSHVHSHILHITSLIHRWEDTRHLRLYLCVWRERLVERKRARLTMHQWRQHISRARKQRNIVWRMKNMFLCWKAAFTQRVRSRDHCTQRQQRRVLLAWHKQTVSAQRLRYREAWFQYSSEMRLLAAVLIQWRRALIQGQQRKCAMESQLIVYQSRVRGRAFHRWRTAAMECRAIKTFNNRLLHKMFKRWTHSRDLLKVADMFCVKKERSEARLALTTWSLWAKEHKAQRQMGEAVSLWLEGRGVSRTFHHWVRVYQQYQKASQHRKTQFSHSHFRAVKGRVHGLTHLYWTCWKNQTEASLLYTQQYERSVLQRAWLIWRKRHIRNRVSADYSSNFNNMLLAQVLQVWWQRAHGSDFEP, encoded by the exons ATGTCATGGACTGTGTCAGAGGAACACAGATCTCTGCTGTCAGTTATCAG TACAATTTCTGAGGAACATAAAGACCCAGGAGATGAGAGAATGGTTTATAGTTGTTTCTGGGGCTCCTATGATCATTGCAGACTTCGCAGATCAAAG GTTGTGCTACTAAGAGCCCTCGGCAGGATGATGCATCCTGATTTGAGTCTGGCTTTTTCCCAGTGGAGGGGTCTAGTGCACACTAACAGAGATATGAGGCTACAGGCGGATCTCTGTAGAAAAAGCAGGAGACGTAAAGAACTGACTGTGGTTTTCAGGGTGTGGAGAGCTCATACTCAAATGCACTGCAGGGCTGTCCAGCACTGG gaGAGGAGGGTGCTCATTCATTCTGTCGTTCAGTGGAAACTAATGGTTTGGCAGAGATGCAGGAAGCATATGTTGGAACAGCATGTGGCACTTACCCATGACACCAGTCTACTCAGACACTGCTTCTGTACATGGACCAGACtg GCCGTGGTGCCATACTGTGAGCAGCAGAATTGTGCTGTTGAATGGATGAAGAGCAAAGCAGAGAGACACAGACTGAACTTGAGCTTCTCCACGTGGGTAACATGTGTAAGCCAGCAGCAGACTGCCAGAGCCGTTTATATTCGCACGCTACAGAACAG AGTGTTTTTGGCATGGCTGAGTTGTGTGCAGGTCTGTAAGCAGAGGCAGGCATCAGCTCTGTCCTTTTCACACTACAGACTCTTGCGAGTCTGTTTCTGTCAGTGGAGATTCATCTGTGCTCAGCAGCAGCTTGCCAACAGCAAAGAACAACACAGATTCCACCTGAGAGTCAAAGCCATCTTACAGCAGTGGAGAAAACATGCACAAT ATAGGGCTCATCGACAGGCTCTTCTATGTGAATATGATGAGAGGAGGAAGATTTTCATGAAGAGAAGAACATATCGAATGTGGAGCCAAGCAGTGGAATATTTCAGAAGATCTCAGCATTATCACCAAAGAGCCTTAAAATACAG ATATTTCTTTCAGTGGCTTCATGAGTTCAGGCATCAGTCAGAGCTGCTGTGTATAAGCAGAGAGCTGGAGGAGGTCCTGACGCAGAGACTACAGCGTAGAGCTTTCTGTCACTGGCAGTTCAAACTCAGCCATGTACATTCTCACATACTTCACATCACGAGTCTCATCCACCGCTGGGAAGACACTCGGCATCTCCGtctttatctgtgtgtgtggaggGAGAGACTTGTTGAGAGGAAGAGGGCCCGACTGACGATGCATCAGTGGAGACAGCACATCTCACGGGCCAGAAAGCAGAGAAACATCGTGTGGAGGATGAAAAACATGTTCCTGTGCTGGAAAGCAGCTTTTACACAGAGGGTCAGGAGCAGAGATCACTGTACACAGAGACAGCAGAGGAG GGTTCTGCTGGCATGGCACAAACAAACAGTATCAGCCCAGAGACTGAGGTACAGAGAGGCCTGGTTCCAGTACAGCAGTGAGATGAGACTGCTGGCTGCTGTACTCATACAGTGGAGAAGAGCTCTCATCCAGGGTCAACAGAGGAAGTGTGCAATGGAGAGCCAGCTCATCGTCTATCAGAGCAGGGTTAGAGGTCGAGCTTTTCATCGCTGGAGAACTGCTGCCATGGAATGTAGAGcgattaaaacatttaacaacaGATTACTTCACAAG ATGTTCAAGCGTTGGACACATAGCAGGGATTTGTTGAAAGTAGCAGACATGTTTTGTGTTAAGAAGGAAAGAAGTGAAGCCCGGTTAGCTCTAACGACGTGGTCACTGTGGGCCAAAG AACATAAAGCCCAGAGGCAGATGGGGGAGGCTGTGAGTCTCTGGCTAGAGGGCAGAGGAGTATCTAGAACTTTCCATCATTGGGTCAGAGTGTACCAACAATACCAGAAAGCTTCCCAACACAGAAAGACACAGTTTTCACACAG CCATTTCAGAGCTGTGAAGGGAAGAGTGCATGGACTGACCCATCTGTACTGGACCTGTTGGAAAAACCAAACTGAAGCATCATTGCTGTACACACAACAA TATGAGCGCTCTGTGCTGCAAAGAGCCTGGCTTATCTGGAGAAAGAGACATATCAGGAACAGAGTGTCTGCTGATTACTCATCCAACTTTAACAACATGCTATTGGCACAG GTGTTGCAAGTGTGGTGGCAGCGAGCCCACGGATCGGACTTTGAGCCCTAA
- the LOC127518043 gene encoding uncharacterized protein LOC127518043 isoform X11: MAHRQALLCEYDERRKIFMKRRTYRMWSQAVEYFRRSQHYHQRALKYRYFFQWLHEFRHQSELLCISRELEEVLTQRLQRRAFCHWQFKLSHVHSHILHITSLIHRWEDTRHLRLYLCVWRERLVERKRARLTMHQWRQHISRARKQRNIVWRMKNMFLCWKAAFTQRVRSRDHCTQRQQRRVLLAWHKQTVSAQRLRYREAWFQYSSEMRLLAAVLIQWRRALIQGQQRKCAMESQLIVYQSRVRGRAFHRWRTAAMECRAIKTFNNRLLHKMFKRWTHSRDLLKVADMFCVKKERSEARLALTTWSLWAKEHKAQRQMGEAVSLWLEGRGVSRTFHHWVRVYQQYQKASQHRKTQFSHSHFRAVKGRVHGLTHLYWTCWKNQTEASLLYTQQYERSVLQRAWLIWRKRHIRNRVSADYSSNFNNMLLAQVLQVWWQRAHGSDFEP, encoded by the exons AT GGCTCATCGACAGGCTCTTCTATGTGAATATGATGAGAGGAGGAAGATTTTCATGAAGAGAAGAACATATCGAATGTGGAGCCAAGCAGTGGAATATTTCAGAAGATCTCAGCATTATCACCAAAGAGCCTTAAAATACAG ATATTTCTTTCAGTGGCTTCATGAGTTCAGGCATCAGTCAGAGCTGCTGTGTATAAGCAGAGAGCTGGAGGAGGTCCTGACGCAGAGACTACAGCGTAGAGCTTTCTGTCACTGGCAGTTCAAACTCAGCCATGTACATTCTCACATACTTCACATCACGAGTCTCATCCACCGCTGGGAAGACACTCGGCATCTCCGtctttatctgtgtgtgtggaggGAGAGACTTGTTGAGAGGAAGAGGGCCCGACTGACGATGCATCAGTGGAGACAGCACATCTCACGGGCCAGAAAGCAGAGAAACATCGTGTGGAGGATGAAAAACATGTTCCTGTGCTGGAAAGCAGCTTTTACACAGAGGGTCAGGAGCAGAGATCACTGTACACAGAGACAGCAGAGGAG GGTTCTGCTGGCATGGCACAAACAAACAGTATCAGCCCAGAGACTGAGGTACAGAGAGGCCTGGTTCCAGTACAGCAGTGAGATGAGACTGCTGGCTGCTGTACTCATACAGTGGAGAAGAGCTCTCATCCAGGGTCAACAGAGGAAGTGTGCAATGGAGAGCCAGCTCATCGTCTATCAGAGCAGGGTTAGAGGTCGAGCTTTTCATCGCTGGAGAACTGCTGCCATGGAATGTAGAGcgattaaaacatttaacaacaGATTACTTCACAAG ATGTTCAAGCGTTGGACACATAGCAGGGATTTGTTGAAAGTAGCAGACATGTTTTGTGTTAAGAAGGAAAGAAGTGAAGCCCGGTTAGCTCTAACGACGTGGTCACTGTGGGCCAAAG AACATAAAGCCCAGAGGCAGATGGGGGAGGCTGTGAGTCTCTGGCTAGAGGGCAGAGGAGTATCTAGAACTTTCCATCATTGGGTCAGAGTGTACCAACAATACCAGAAAGCTTCCCAACACAGAAAGACACAGTTTTCACACAG CCATTTCAGAGCTGTGAAGGGAAGAGTGCATGGACTGACCCATCTGTACTGGACCTGTTGGAAAAACCAAACTGAAGCATCATTGCTGTACACACAACAA TATGAGCGCTCTGTGCTGCAAAGAGCCTGGCTTATCTGGAGAAAGAGACATATCAGGAACAGAGTGTCTGCTGATTACTCATCCAACTTTAACAACATGCTATTGGCACAG GTGTTGCAAGTGTGGTGGCAGCGAGCCCACGGATCGGACTTTGAGCCCTAA
- the LOC127518043 gene encoding uncharacterized protein LOC127518043 isoform X9, translating into MEVFKWKTRISAQELSATLLLHNTLHKWTEILVKQQLAQSHRSVQDRAVQRAFLLEWYRHTQAVFSDGVLLFTARLAHLYPSSSSSSCSDPLMSTAVPQVSLVECENCTAEDDSLERSVLTHREQHCPLLATESQHSHMSWTVSEEHRSLLSVISTISEEHKDPGDERMVYSCFWGSYDHCRLRRSKVVLLRALGRMMHPDLSLAFSQWRGLVHTNRDMRLQADLCRKSRRRKELTVVFRVWRAHTQMHCRAVQHWERRVLIHSVVQWKLMVWQRCRKHMLEQHVALTHDTSLLRHCFCTWTRLAVVPYCEQQNCAVEWMKSKAERHRLNLSFSTWVTCVSQQQTARAVYIRTLQNRVFLAWLSCVQVCKQRQASALSFSHYRLLRVCFCQWRFICAQQQLANSKEQHRFHLRVKAILQQWRKHAQYRAHRQALLCEYDERRKIFMKRRTYRMWSQAVEYFRRSQHYHQRALKYRYFFQWLHEFRHQSELLCISRELEEVLTQRLQRRAFCHWQFKLSHVHSHILHITSLIHRWEDTRHLRLYLCVWRERLVERKRARLTMHQWRQHISRARKQRNIVWRMKNMFLCWKAAFTQRVRSRDHCTQRQQRRVLLAWHKQTVSAQRLRYREAWFQYSSEMRLLAAVLIQWRRALIQGQQRKCAMESQLIVYQSRVRGRAFHRWRTAAMECRAIKTFNNRLLHKMFKRWTHSRDLLKVADMFCVKKERSEARLALTTWSLWAKEHKAQRQMGEAVSLWLEGRGVSRTFHHWVRVYQQYQKASQHRKTQFSHSHFRAVKGRVHGLTHLYWTCWKNQTEASLLYTQQYERSVLQRAWLIWRKRHIRNRVSADYSSNFNNMLLAQVLQVWWQRAHGSDFEP; encoded by the exons ATGGAAGTGTTCAAATGGAAAACACGCATTTCAGCTCAAGAACTATCAGCAACGCTACTGCTTCACAACACTCTTCATAAGTGGACAGAGATATTAGTGAAACAACAGTTGGCACA ATCCCACAGATCAGTTCAAGATAGAGCTGTTCAGCGGGCTTTTCTTCTGGAGTGGTACAGACACACTCAGGCTGTTTTCTCTGATGGAGTTCTGCTCTTCACAGCCAGACTGGCTCATCTTTATccatcctcctcttcctcatcctGCTCTGATCCTCTTATGTCCACTGCTGTACCTCAG GTTTCTCTGGTAGAATGTGAAAACTGCACAGCAGAAGATGATAGTTTGGAGCGAAGTGTGTTGACACACAGAGAGCAACACTGCCCTCTACTTGCCACAGAATCACAGCACAGCCACATGTCATGGACTGTGTCAGAGGAACACAGATCTCTGCTGTCAGTTATCAG TACAATTTCTGAGGAACATAAAGACCCAGGAGATGAGAGAATGGTTTATAGTTGTTTCTGGGGCTCCTATGATCATTGCAGACTTCGCAGATCAAAG GTTGTGCTACTAAGAGCCCTCGGCAGGATGATGCATCCTGATTTGAGTCTGGCTTTTTCCCAGTGGAGGGGTCTAGTGCACACTAACAGAGATATGAGGCTACAGGCGGATCTCTGTAGAAAAAGCAGGAGACGTAAAGAACTGACTGTGGTTTTCAGGGTGTGGAGAGCTCATACTCAAATGCACTGCAGGGCTGTCCAGCACTGG gaGAGGAGGGTGCTCATTCATTCTGTCGTTCAGTGGAAACTAATGGTTTGGCAGAGATGCAGGAAGCATATGTTGGAACAGCATGTGGCACTTACCCATGACACCAGTCTACTCAGACACTGCTTCTGTACATGGACCAGACtg GCCGTGGTGCCATACTGTGAGCAGCAGAATTGTGCTGTTGAATGGATGAAGAGCAAAGCAGAGAGACACAGACTGAACTTGAGCTTCTCCACGTGGGTAACATGTGTAAGCCAGCAGCAGACTGCCAGAGCCGTTTATATTCGCACGCTACAGAACAG AGTGTTTTTGGCATGGCTGAGTTGTGTGCAGGTCTGTAAGCAGAGGCAGGCATCAGCTCTGTCCTTTTCACACTACAGACTCTTGCGAGTCTGTTTCTGTCAGTGGAGATTCATCTGTGCTCAGCAGCAGCTTGCCAACAGCAAAGAACAACACAGATTCCACCTGAGAGTCAAAGCCATCTTACAGCAGTGGAGAAAACATGCACAAT ATAGGGCTCATCGACAGGCTCTTCTATGTGAATATGATGAGAGGAGGAAGATTTTCATGAAGAGAAGAACATATCGAATGTGGAGCCAAGCAGTGGAATATTTCAGAAGATCTCAGCATTATCACCAAAGAGCCTTAAAATACAG ATATTTCTTTCAGTGGCTTCATGAGTTCAGGCATCAGTCAGAGCTGCTGTGTATAAGCAGAGAGCTGGAGGAGGTCCTGACGCAGAGACTACAGCGTAGAGCTTTCTGTCACTGGCAGTTCAAACTCAGCCATGTACATTCTCACATACTTCACATCACGAGTCTCATCCACCGCTGGGAAGACACTCGGCATCTCCGtctttatctgtgtgtgtggaggGAGAGACTTGTTGAGAGGAAGAGGGCCCGACTGACGATGCATCAGTGGAGACAGCACATCTCACGGGCCAGAAAGCAGAGAAACATCGTGTGGAGGATGAAAAACATGTTCCTGTGCTGGAAAGCAGCTTTTACACAGAGGGTCAGGAGCAGAGATCACTGTACACAGAGACAGCAGAGGAG GGTTCTGCTGGCATGGCACAAACAAACAGTATCAGCCCAGAGACTGAGGTACAGAGAGGCCTGGTTCCAGTACAGCAGTGAGATGAGACTGCTGGCTGCTGTACTCATACAGTGGAGAAGAGCTCTCATCCAGGGTCAACAGAGGAAGTGTGCAATGGAGAGCCAGCTCATCGTCTATCAGAGCAGGGTTAGAGGTCGAGCTTTTCATCGCTGGAGAACTGCTGCCATGGAATGTAGAGcgattaaaacatttaacaacaGATTACTTCACAAG ATGTTCAAGCGTTGGACACATAGCAGGGATTTGTTGAAAGTAGCAGACATGTTTTGTGTTAAGAAGGAAAGAAGTGAAGCCCGGTTAGCTCTAACGACGTGGTCACTGTGGGCCAAAG AACATAAAGCCCAGAGGCAGATGGGGGAGGCTGTGAGTCTCTGGCTAGAGGGCAGAGGAGTATCTAGAACTTTCCATCATTGGGTCAGAGTGTACCAACAATACCAGAAAGCTTCCCAACACAGAAAGACACAGTTTTCACACAG CCATTTCAGAGCTGTGAAGGGAAGAGTGCATGGACTGACCCATCTGTACTGGACCTGTTGGAAAAACCAAACTGAAGCATCATTGCTGTACACACAACAA TATGAGCGCTCTGTGCTGCAAAGAGCCTGGCTTATCTGGAGAAAGAGACATATCAGGAACAGAGTGTCTGCTGATTACTCATCCAACTTTAACAACATGCTATTGGCACAG GTGTTGCAAGTGTGGTGGCAGCGAGCCCACGGATCGGACTTTGAGCCCTAA